Proteins encoded in a region of the Onychostoma macrolepis isolate SWU-2019 chromosome 20, ASM1243209v1, whole genome shotgun sequence genome:
- the LOC131526635 gene encoding putative mediator of RNA polymerase II transcription subunit 12: protein MAGSWGLGQILAVCALCHAVPQRNDLPQNTQALMFQQTDQRFQKLVQQQTPVQQQTDQWFQKPVQQQTDQWFQKPVQQQTDQRFQKPVQQQMPVQQQTDQWFQKPVQQQTDQRFQKLVHQQTPVQQQTDQRFQKLVQQQTPVQQQTGQWFQKLVQQQMPVQQQTDQRFQKLVQQQMPVQQQTDQWLQKPVQQQTDQRLQKPVQQQTDQRFQKLVHRQTPVQQQTDQRFQKLVQQQTPVQQQTGQRFQKLVQQQMPVQEQTDQWFQKLVQQQTPVQQQTDQRFQKPVQQQTDQRLQKPVQQQTDQRLQKPVQQQTDQRFQKLVHQQMPVQPQTDQWFQKPVQQQTDQRFQKLVHQQTPVQQQTDQRFQKLVQQQMPVQQQTDQWLQKPVQQQMPVQQQTDQWFQKPVQQQTDYEQIQCGQPGISGAECDAMNCCFNGQQCYYGRAVTVQCIRDGQFVVVVSRDVTLPRLSLDSVRLLGGNDPPCGPVESTPSFAIYQFPVTACGTSMMEDSGYVVYENSMTSSYEVGIGPFGAITRDSHFE, encoded by the exons ATGGCTGGAAGTTGGGGTTTGGGTCAGATTTTGGCAGTTTGTGCTTTGTGTCATGCTGTTCCTCAGCGGAATGATCTGCCCCAGAACACTCAAGCTCTGATGTtccagcagactgaccagcggtttcagaagctagttcaacagcaaacgccagttcaacagcaaactgaccagtggtttcagaagccagttcaacagcagactgaccagtggtttcagaagccagttcaacagcagactgaccagcggtttcagaagccagttcaacagcaaatgccagttcaacagcagactgaccagtggtttcagaagccagttcaacagcaaactgaccagcggtttcagaagctagttcatcagcaaacgccagttcaacagcaaactgaccagcggtttcagaagctagttcaacagcaaacgcccgttcaacagcagactggccagtggtttcagaagctagttcaacagcaaatgccagttcaacagcaaactgaccagcggtttcagaagctagttcaacagcaaatgccagttcaacagcagactgaccagtggcttcagaagccagttcaacagcagactgaccagcggcttcagaagccagttcaacagcaaactgaccagcggtttcagaagctagttcatcggcaaacgccagttcaacagcaaactgaccagcggtttcagaagctagttcaacagcaaacgcccgttcaacagcagactggccagcggtttcagaagctagttcaacagcaaatgccagttcaagagcaaactgaccagtggtttcagaagctagttcaacagcaaacgccagttcaacagcagactgaccagcggtttcagaagccagttcaacagcagactgaccagcggcttcagaagccagttcaacagcagactgaccagcggcttcagaagccagttcaacagcaaactgaccagcggtttcagaagctagttcatcagcaaatgccagttcaaccgcaaactgaccagtggtttcagaagccagttcaacagcaaactgaccagcggtttcagaagctagttcatcagcaaacgccagttcaacagcaaactgaccagcggtttcagaagctagttcaacagcaaatgccagttcaacagcagactgaccagtggcttcagaagccagttcaacagcaaatgccagttcaacagcagactgaccagtggtttcagaagccagttcaacagcaga CTGATTATGAGCAAATCCAATGCGGACAACCTGGGATCAGTGGTGCTGAGTGTGACGCAATGAACTGCTGCTTTAATGGACAGCAGTGTTACTATGGGAGAGCAG TGACTGTCCAGTGTATTAGAGATGGTCAGTTTGTGGTAGTGGTGTCTAGAGACGTTACTCTGCCTCGACTGAGTCTGGATTCGGTTCGTCTACTGGGTGGAAACGACCCACCTTGCGGTCCTGTGGAGTCCACACCTTCTTTTGCTATATACCAGTTCCCTGTGACCGCATGTGGCACGAGCATGATG GAGGATAGTGGATATGTGGTGTATGAGAACAGCATGACCTCCTCATATGAAGTAGGGATTGGACCGTTCGGTGCCATCACAAGGGACAGTCACTTTGAGTAA